Proteins from one Anopheles nili chromosome 2, idAnoNiliSN_F5_01, whole genome shotgun sequence genomic window:
- the LOC128720295 gene encoding protein bride of sevenless, giving the protein MYRLAGDLMLTLIVETDDFGATLFTIDRINELRLIAGGGDASIGITVIHLLNVSLSQRTLQREVNLLKECSTNTIGIFVSPRLWPGVRLLSETLDYNIFPLPSTHDLLFTKAAHLLYEMPWTNGNSSAMVYSGSSELSSRFSAICRHEHLCLENYPSSDMIYIMLGLDPAISFAINGTLVLVLMGHDRLHLSDLPHGAFVIAETELNTATLGLSWARYGASVRGSDVLVTGSLLLEVADLLNRTGTDCRNASIECMNNWKYHAKRSATEVLNRLHLTNATQSMKFELRQKSAAPVRTSNLTDQPTTKETDEGELLRLIASSNAITNYTSVYQRVYQTNANTPSKLGMIFYCAKEFEIRHPDFIERHYQHNRPPVYYGGAPTDTDEYADMYWQIKMEAWVAAGLTVSSLGILLCAAILIFLIVRVCMDDILEGHPLGSILLLVSLIVQFAAFIPFSFEYTGYTADLAGHRSDTMLTWNAHCTVKIFLVSMCYCMTFSLLLCRAIMLASIGSEGGFLSHINGYIQSVICGFSTLVQLGLSTQLVIVLHANAHSISCGEIYYGHWFWAVIAYDGVLLVSLIFLAPFIFRSQRNYREGLLLVTGSVLCLVIWTVWIPLCMFGYEWREAAISLGLVATALAVLVGIMIPRCFLMVRSIARSDLVQALPSLTSLAFAQANQFISDQSVYECVNPAMRQRSPTDESFVMDQDLDEAYSANSEIPTLPLRGQRRNGTIGNHGGMLAPLDPRHAGGNVTHIAPSFYGISNPYSCTDSLTSISPNKITRF; this is encoded by the exons ATGTACCGGCTAGCAGGGGATCTGATGTTGACGTTGATCGTGGAAACGGATGACTTCGGAGCGACCCTtttcacgatcgatcgcatAAACGAGCTGCGGTTGAttgccggtggtggagatGCCAGCATAG GGATCACCGTGATTCACCTGTTGAACGTGTCGCTGAGCCAACGGACGCTGCAACGCGAAGTGAACCTGCTGAAGGAGTGCTCCACGAACACGATCGGGATCTTTGTCAGCCCCCGGTTGTGGCCCGGTGTCCGGTTGTTATCGGAAACCCTGGATTACAACATCTTTCCGCTCCCGTCGACGCACGATCTGTTGTTTACGAAGGCGGCCCATCTGCTGTACGAGATGCCGTGGACAAACGGCAACTCTTCCGCCATGGTGTACTCCGGTTCGAGCGAACTGTCCAGCAGATTTAGTGCGATCTGTCGCCACGAGCATCTGTGTTTGGAGAATTACCCCAGCAGTGATATGATCTACATCATGCTTGGGTTAGATCCGGCGATCAGCTTCGCGATCAACGGCACGCTTGTGCTCGTGCTGATGGGACACGATCGGTTACATCTGTCTG ATCTACCACATGGTGCGTTCGTGATAGCGGAAACCGAACTAAACACTGCCACCCTTGGGTTGTCCTGGGCACGCTATGGAGCCAGTGTACGCGGCTCGGACGTACTCGTCACTGGCAGCTTGCTGCTGGAGGTAGCCGACCTTTTGAACCGCACCGGAACCGACTGTCGCAATGCCAGCATCGAGTGCATGAACAACTGGAAGTACCACGCGAAACGATCCGCCACGGAAGTGCTCAATCGGTTGCACCTCACCAACGCCACCCAATCGATGAAGTTCGAGTTGCGACAGAAATCGGCGGCTCCTGTGCGAACCAGCAATCTTACGGACCAACCAACCACCAAAGAGACGGACGAAGGCGAGCTGCTCAGATTGATTGCCAGCTCGAACGCGATCACCAATTACACGAGTGTGTACCAGCGCGTGtaccaaacgaacgcaaacactCCGTCCAAGCTGGGCATGATTTTCTACTGCGCGAAAGAGTTCGAAATCCGCCATCCGGACTTCATCGAGCGCCATTACCAGCACAACCGGCCACCGGTGTATTATGGTGGTGcacccaccgacaccgacgagTACGCCGACATGTACTGGCAGATCAAGATGGAAGCCTGGGTCGCGGCCGGACTCACCGTGTCCTCACTGGGCATACTACTGTGTGCCGCCATACTGATCTTTCTGATCGTGCGCGTCTGCATGGACGACATCCTGGAGGGCCACCCGCTCGGAAGCATCCTGCTGCTTGTGAGCTTGATCGTACAGTTTGCAGCTTTCATCCCGTTCAGCTTCGAGTATACGGGTTACACGGCCGACCTTGCCGGACACCGATCGGACACGATGCTCACGTGGAACGCCCACTGTACGGTGAAAATATTCCTCGTGTCGATGTGCTACTGCATGACGTTCTCGTTGCTGCTGTGCCGTGCCATTATGCTCGCCTCGATCGGCAGCGAGGGTGGCTTCCTGTCGCACATCAACGGTTACATCCAGAGCGTCATCTGTGGCTTCAGCACGCTCGTCCAGCTGGGCCTCTCGACACAGCTCGTGATTGTGCTGCACGCGAACGCGCACAGCATCTCGTGCGGCGAGATCTACTACGGCCACTGGTTCTGGGCGGTGATCGCGTACGATGGTGTGCTGCTAGTGTCGCTCATCTTCCTGGCACCGTTCATATTCCGCTCGCAGCGTAACTACCGCGAAGGGTTGCTGCTCGTGACCGGATCCGTGCTGTGTCTCGTCATCTGGACGGTGTGGATACCGTTGTGCATGTTCGGGTACGAGTGGCGTGAGGCCGCAATTTCACTCGGTCTCGTTGCCACGGCACTGGCCGTGCTGGTGGGCATCATGATCCCGCGGTGCTTCCTGATGGTGCGCAGTATCGCCCGGTCGGATCTCGTGCAGGCGCTTCCTTCGCTAACATCGCTTGCCTTCGCACAGGCGAACCAGTTCATATCGGATCAG AGCGTGTACGAATGCGTGAATCCTGCCATGCGCCAACGTTCACCGACGGACGAGAGTTTTGTCATGGATCAGGACCTGGACGAGGCGTATTCGGCTAACAGCGAAATTCCAACGTTACCTCTGCGAGGCCAGCGTCG CAATGGGACGATCGGGAATCACGGTGGCATGCTTGCACCGTTGGATCCGCGACACGCGGGCGGGAACGTTACCCACATAGCTCCCAGCTTCTACGGTATCTCTAACCCGTACAGCTGCACCGACTCGCTGACGTCGATTTCGCCCAACAAAATCACCCGGTTCTAG
- the LOC128731837 gene encoding lysophospholipase-like protein 1, translating into MRLIEKVFNPTGKKHAGTLIFLHGSGDTGNGLTEWIRFLLGHDLEFPHIKVIIPTAPVQPYAPMGGENSNVWFNRKRIEMDCPEIRTSLASIYDTVNEMLVREMAAGIPLNRIVVGGFSMGGALAMHTGYHLNRDIGGVFAISSFLNTGSIVYDSLGCISPDEKLPEMLMMHGERDTLVPIEWGQTSFDELAKLGVRGQFVPHRTALHEIKKDQLLRVIDFVRKIIPEPEDDIPVEPTKPDTTKASKNIKKGKL; encoded by the exons ATGAGACTGATAGAGAAAGTGTTTAATCCTACGGGGAAAAAACATGCCGGAACATTAATCTTCTTACACGGCTCTG GCGACACCGGCAACGGACTGACGGAATGGATACGCTTCCTGCTTGGACATGATCTTGAGTTCCCGCACATTAAGGTGATCATCCCAACGGCCCCGGTCCAACCATACGCGCCAATGGGAGGCGAAAACTCAAACGTGTGGTTCAACCGCAAACGCATCGAGATGGATTGCCCGGAAATTCGAACCTCGCTGGCATCTATCTACGACACCGTGAATGAAATGCTGGTCCGCGAAATGGCCGCCGGAATTCCGCTGAATCGGATCGTCGTCGGTGGGTTTTCGATGGGTGGTGCGCTTGCGATGCATACTGGGTACCATTTGAACCGGGATATAGGTGGCGTATTTGCCATTTCGTCGTTTCTCAATACCGGTAGTATCGTGTACGATTCCCTGGGCTGCATTTCACCCGATGAGAAGCTGCCGGAAATGTTAATGATGCACGGTGAGCGTGATACGTTGGTACCGATCGAGTGGGGCCAAACTTCATTCGACGAGCTAGCGAAACTTGGCGTCCGTGGACAGTTTGTGCCGCACCGTACGGCGTtgcatgaaattaaaaaagatcAGCTGCTACGAGTTATCGACTTTGTGCGGAAGATCATCCCGGAACCAGAGGACGATATACCGGTGGAACCAACGAAACCGGATACAACAAAGGCcagcaaaaacataaaaaaaggaaagctatAA